Proteins encoded by one window of Silvibacterium dinghuense:
- a CDS encoding flagellar basal body P-ring protein FlgI, whose product MSPSQPATPVPTKRARIKDIASVEGIRDNQLVGYGIVVGLKGTGDSTQTVFPIQTLISTLLRMGVNLPNNSTTSSLRTQNMAAVFIAATLPPFAQPGNRLDVTVSSAGDARSIEGGLLLMTPLYGPDGQIYAEAQGPLVLGGYTVATNGNSRSLNHPTTGLIPSGGIVERSVPLDLSKMRHLTLLLNDPDFRTAEEMASSINTQLKRTVAHAVDSRSIEIAAREGEDIPELLAEIEAVEVSVYPRARVVVNERTGTVVIGGEVRLQPVSILHGGLSVNVVSEYQVSQPGPMSAGTTQVVQQTSIQAQDKPASGIELKAGASVDDLVQNLQSIGATARDIISILQAMKEAGALEAELEVM is encoded by the coding sequence TTGTCTCCATCGCAACCTGCAACACCGGTGCCGACCAAGCGGGCACGTATCAAGGACATTGCCTCGGTGGAAGGCATTCGTGATAACCAGCTCGTGGGCTATGGAATCGTGGTTGGCCTGAAGGGAACCGGTGACAGTACGCAGACCGTCTTTCCCATTCAGACCCTGATCTCGACGCTGCTGCGCATGGGGGTGAATCTACCCAACAACTCCACCACCTCGTCGCTGCGGACTCAAAACATGGCTGCCGTCTTCATTGCTGCGACTCTGCCACCCTTTGCTCAGCCCGGCAACCGTTTGGATGTGACCGTTTCCTCGGCCGGAGATGCACGCTCCATTGAGGGCGGGCTGTTGCTGATGACGCCGCTCTATGGTCCCGATGGGCAGATCTATGCCGAAGCGCAGGGACCGCTGGTGCTGGGCGGTTATACGGTCGCCACCAACGGCAACAGCCGATCTCTGAACCATCCCACCACCGGGCTCATTCCGTCGGGAGGGATTGTCGAGCGTTCGGTGCCGCTTGATTTAAGCAAGATGCGCCATCTGACGCTGCTGTTGAACGATCCGGATTTCCGGACTGCGGAGGAAATGGCCTCATCGATCAACACGCAGCTCAAACGCACCGTGGCGCACGCCGTCGATAGCCGGAGCATTGAGATTGCAGCCCGGGAAGGTGAGGATATCCCGGAGCTGCTGGCGGAGATCGAGGCGGTCGAGGTGAGTGTCTATCCACGTGCCCGCGTGGTTGTGAATGAAAGGACGGGGACGGTGGTGATCGGCGGCGAGGTGCGCCTGCAGCCAGTTTCGATTCTCCACGGTGGCCTCTCGGTGAATGTGGTGAGCGAGTATCAGGTCTCTCAGCCTGGGCCTATGAGCGCGGGCACCACGCAGGTGGTGCAGCAGACCTCGATTCAGGCGCAGGACAAGCCGGCCAGTGGGATTGAACTGAAGGCCGGAGCCTCGGTCGATGACCTGGTGCAGAACCTGCAATCGATCGGGGCAACGGCACGGGACATTATTTCGATTCTGCAGGCGATGAAAGAGGCAGGAGCACTGGAAGCGGAACTGGAGGTCATGTGA